The following proteins are encoded in a genomic region of Dyadobacter sp. UC 10:
- a CDS encoding Gfo/Idh/MocA family protein, which produces MQKIAMLGSGFIGRFYAESIHGQRGRDRVVAIYARREESAQKFAADYGCDFWSSDMEEVIAHPDVNMVCIALPNNIHEQAVMLCAKHKKAVVSTKPLGRNGEEALRMMKAVEEAGIFAGYLEDLCYTPKFLKSLESVKNGSLGRIIWAKSREAHPGPHSEWFWDIEQAGGGCILDLGCHCIEISRNFIGKDIRPVEVMCWADTQVKPIDAEDHAIALVKYENGAIGQFEVSWTFRGGMDLRDEVMGTEGTIWINNFLRTGFEMFITGQNSEGSGEEYVAEKAESNTGWLFPVGDEVNDLGYNHMFTDMFNSAEKGTEPAETFYDGYVVNAVIDAAYKSAKTKLWEKVELPVWRGKEGVTKPSNYVSYNEDYYLIKKEVTHDGRNKLILKDKISGRITEQDI; this is translated from the coding sequence ATGCAAAAAATAGCAATGCTGGGTTCCGGTTTTATCGGACGGTTTTATGCTGAATCTATTCACGGGCAGCGCGGCCGCGACAGGGTTGTGGCCATTTATGCGCGCCGTGAAGAAAGCGCTCAAAAGTTTGCTGCCGATTACGGTTGCGACTTCTGGTCTTCCGATATGGAGGAGGTAATCGCGCATCCGGATGTTAACATGGTCTGCATTGCATTGCCGAATAATATTCACGAGCAGGCTGTGATGCTCTGCGCCAAACATAAAAAGGCGGTTGTTTCCACTAAACCATTGGGGAGGAATGGCGAGGAGGCTTTGCGCATGATGAAGGCAGTGGAAGAGGCGGGGATTTTTGCAGGTTACCTGGAAGATCTTTGCTATACCCCAAAATTTCTGAAATCACTGGAAAGCGTGAAGAACGGTTCGTTGGGCCGGATTATCTGGGCCAAGTCCCGCGAGGCGCATCCCGGGCCGCACAGCGAGTGGTTCTGGGATATCGAACAGGCAGGTGGCGGCTGTATTCTGGATCTGGGCTGTCACTGTATTGAGATTTCAAGGAATTTTATCGGAAAAGATATCCGGCCGGTGGAAGTAATGTGCTGGGCAGATACCCAAGTGAAACCGATCGATGCGGAGGATCATGCGATCGCATTGGTCAAATATGAAAACGGCGCGATCGGGCAGTTTGAGGTTAGCTGGACGTTCCGTGGCGGAATGGATTTACGCGATGAAGTAATGGGAACCGAAGGCACGATCTGGATTAACAATTTCCTGCGGACAGGTTTTGAAATGTTCATCACCGGCCAGAATTCGGAGGGCTCAGGAGAAGAATATGTAGCCGAAAAGGCCGAAAGCAATACGGGCTGGTTATTTCCGGTGGGGGATGAAGTGAATGATCTGGGTTATAACCACATGTTTACCGATATGTTCAACTCCGCTGAGAAAGGGACCGAGCCGGCTGAGACTTTTTATGACGGTTATGTCGTGAATGCCGTGATCGATGCGGCTTATAAATCGGCCAAAACCAAATTGTGGGAGAAAGTAGAGCTGCCTGTGTGGCGGGGAAAGGAAGGGGTTACGAAGCCTTCCAACTACGTTTCCTATAATGAAGATTACTATTTAATTAAAAAAGAAGTAACCCACGATGGGCGCAATAAATTGATTTTGAAAGATAAGATCAGCGGCAGGATCACTGAGCAGGACATTTAG
- a CDS encoding single-stranded DNA-binding protein, whose amino-acid sequence MAGSVNKVILIGNLGSDPEVRYLESGSAVAKFNIATTESYTNKSGERVDNTEWHRIELWEGLAKVAEKYLKKGNQVYIEGRIRTDSWTDKEGQQRTGVTIRANSMTLLGGPSGSTPGGESGGGYQQQNQQPRAAQAPRSSDPIPPSLASGSNDDDDLPF is encoded by the coding sequence ATGGCAGGAAGTGTTAATAAAGTAATTTTGATCGGTAACCTGGGTAGTGACCCGGAAGTTCGTTACCTGGAAAGCGGTTCAGCAGTCGCAAAATTTAATATCGCTACCACCGAAAGCTATACCAATAAAAGCGGCGAGCGTGTGGATAATACGGAGTGGCACCGCATTGAACTTTGGGAAGGACTTGCCAAAGTCGCAGAGAAATATCTTAAAAAGGGAAATCAGGTCTATATCGAAGGGCGCATTCGTACCGACAGCTGGACGGACAAAGAAGGTCAGCAGCGTACGGGAGTTACTATTCGCGCCAATAGTATGACTTTGCTCGGCGGACCATCCGGCTCCACTCCCGGCGGAGAAAGCGGCGGAGGATATCAGCAGCAGAACCAGCAGCCCAGAGCAGCCCAGGCGCCTCGTTCTTCCGATCCTATCCCGCCTTCGCTGGCATCTGGCAGTAATGATGACGACGATCTGCCATTTTGA
- a CDS encoding transporter associated domain-containing protein, which yields MKETADSDDPLARTRTGISIPQKCTQSILAGAFVPVDFLAPYDLILVIFLFLFSLSLSGIRAAYAAAGAMENPWDRKPDEENQLPTRIQQTALSLVQRAITLFALLLAVRLVWIFLENPQNENFRWLGLALLAFWIWVDAIVRYNAARRANEIIPRISGLTRFLIKICQPLTQPVLKLGYFFGIFTPEGAQITTEMLEAKAESEEETDLLRGLANFRQTIARKAMQARLHITAFDIDLDFHELMDKINKSGYSRVPIFRDDLDHVEGILNVKDLLPHIHLDEHFNWQKLIRPVYFIPESKRLDDLMKDFQSRRVHMAIVVDEYGGTSGLITLEDIIEEIFGDINDEYDEDEEVNYTQVDENTYVFEAKVLINDLCRILGLESDYFEEVRGNSESLAGLLLELFSRLPRTGEVATHRKVTFKVQSADKKRIKKVRVLVG from the coding sequence GTGAAGGAGACCGCAGACAGTGACGACCCGCTTGCCCGAACGCGTACGGGGATTTCAATTCCCCAAAAATGTACGCAATCCATTCTGGCAGGGGCATTTGTACCCGTTGATTTCTTAGCTCCGTACGATTTAATCCTCGTAATTTTTCTATTCCTCTTTTCATTATCCCTTTCCGGAATCCGGGCTGCCTACGCGGCCGCCGGCGCAATGGAAAACCCCTGGGACCGGAAGCCCGACGAGGAAAATCAACTCCCTACCCGCATTCAGCAAACTGCATTATCGCTCGTTCAGCGCGCAATCACACTTTTTGCGTTACTGCTGGCTGTCCGGCTTGTTTGGATTTTTTTAGAAAACCCACAAAACGAAAATTTCCGCTGGCTGGGGTTGGCCCTGCTTGCTTTCTGGATCTGGGTGGATGCGATCGTTCGCTACAATGCAGCCAGGCGCGCGAACGAAATCATTCCCCGTATTTCAGGATTAACCCGGTTTTTGATCAAAATTTGCCAGCCACTCACCCAGCCAGTTTTAAAATTGGGTTACTTTTTCGGCATATTCACGCCGGAAGGCGCGCAGATCACAACCGAAATGCTGGAAGCAAAAGCGGAAAGTGAAGAGGAAACAGACCTTTTAAGAGGTCTCGCCAATTTCAGGCAGACGATTGCAAGAAAAGCAATGCAGGCACGGTTGCATATTACAGCATTTGATATTGACCTTGATTTCCACGAGTTAATGGACAAGATCAATAAGTCGGGCTACTCGCGGGTTCCTATATTCCGCGACGATCTGGACCACGTGGAGGGTATTTTGAATGTAAAAGATCTCTTGCCGCATATTCATCTCGACGAACATTTCAATTGGCAAAAGCTGATCCGGCCCGTCTACTTTATCCCCGAAAGCAAGCGACTGGACGACCTGATGAAGGATTTTCAGAGCAGGCGCGTGCATATGGCGATCGTGGTGGACGAATATGGCGGAACCAGCGGGCTGATCACGCTCGAAGATATTATTGAGGAAATATTCGGGGATATTAATGACGAATATGATGAAGACGAGGAAGTTAACTACACACAGGTAGACGAGAATACCTACGTTTTCGAAGCAAAGGTTTTGATCAACGACTTATGCCGCATTTTGGGGCTGGAAAGTGACTATTTTGAAGAAGTAAGAGGTAACAGCGAGTCACTTGCAGGCTTATTGCTCGAATTGTTTTCAAGATTGCCTAGAACAGGCGAAGTAGCTACCCACAGGAAAGTGACCTTTAAAGTACAGTCCGCGGATAAGAAGCGGATCAAGAAAGTGAGGGTATTGGTCGGCTAA
- a CDS encoding RagB/SusD family nutrient uptake outer membrane protein codes for MKKISILSAYIALAMLTSCDDLLETTPYGQVTSQQYWRNGDDVIAAVNAVYAPLLDEDGFAHTEYTFDNCSDDMNRAGDHSDETSLEMFTFDASNSHILATWKTKYEVISRANAVLINAPKVEMDETLRNRSLGEAYFLRGFVYWRLSLIYGEVPILLEEDALALNFNKPKSTLAEVRAQAESDFLKAASLLPVSHAATEAGRVTQGSANGFLAKLYLYEEQWAKAIEASTKVTSNAAYKLATGFNQNFELATENNPEILFSLQYETGWTTDNSPTFYHTPQAFGGWGFHEPIEDLVKEFETGDTRKSSSIFSPGDKVDRNAQGEEVFAKNMTRVTGYAFKKYTQFAENGDMSQSLNAPFLRTADVYLLAAEAKIRSGANGDAELNAVRKRAGLAAITNATMKHIMHERRVELAGENERHQDLMRWDKAGLIDISAHYKIDRGPSKPPRNFIKPKHYYFPLPQREVDLSNGTLIQNSNY; via the coding sequence ATGAAAAAAATATCAATACTATCTGCATACATCGCGCTCGCCATGCTCACAAGCTGCGACGATCTGCTTGAAACCACACCTTACGGACAGGTCACTTCCCAGCAATACTGGCGGAATGGCGACGATGTAATCGCTGCCGTGAATGCGGTTTACGCGCCGCTGCTTGATGAAGACGGTTTTGCGCACACCGAATATACTTTCGATAATTGCTCGGACGATATGAACCGCGCCGGTGATCACTCGGATGAAACTTCGCTCGAAATGTTCACTTTCGATGCTTCCAACTCGCATATCCTCGCTACATGGAAAACGAAATATGAGGTCATTTCAAGAGCCAATGCGGTTTTGATCAATGCGCCAAAGGTTGAAATGGACGAAACTTTGCGCAACCGCAGTTTGGGTGAAGCGTATTTCCTGCGCGGCTTTGTATACTGGAGACTTTCACTGATTTACGGCGAAGTACCTATTTTGCTTGAAGAAGATGCATTGGCATTGAATTTCAACAAACCGAAATCCACACTGGCCGAAGTACGCGCGCAAGCTGAATCGGACTTTTTGAAAGCGGCTTCTCTGCTTCCCGTGTCGCACGCGGCCACAGAAGCGGGCAGGGTAACGCAAGGTTCTGCAAATGGTTTTTTGGCCAAATTGTATCTTTACGAAGAACAATGGGCCAAAGCGATCGAAGCAAGCACAAAGGTAACTTCCAATGCAGCCTATAAACTGGCGACCGGATTTAACCAGAATTTCGAGCTGGCTACCGAGAACAACCCTGAAATACTATTCTCGCTGCAATACGAAACCGGCTGGACGACAGACAACTCCCCTACGTTTTACCACACGCCACAGGCATTCGGTGGCTGGGGATTTCATGAGCCTATTGAGGATCTGGTTAAAGAATTTGAAACCGGCGATACACGTAAGTCTTCTTCCATTTTCAGTCCGGGGGATAAAGTGGACCGCAATGCGCAGGGCGAAGAAGTTTTTGCTAAAAATATGACGCGCGTAACTGGTTATGCGTTCAAAAAATATACGCAGTTCGCTGAAAACGGGGATATGAGCCAAAGTCTGAATGCACCGTTTTTGAGAACTGCGGATGTATACCTTCTGGCCGCCGAAGCGAAAATCCGGTCAGGTGCGAATGGTGACGCGGAGTTGAATGCAGTCAGAAAACGTGCGGGATTAGCAGCGATTACGAATGCGACGATGAAGCATATCATGCACGAAAGGCGCGTGGAATTGGCGGGTGAAAACGAGCGCCACCAGGATCTGATGCGCTGGGACAAAGCGGGTTTGATCGATATTTCAGCACATTACAAAATCGACCGCGGACCGAGCAAGCCGCCGCGTAACTTCATCAAACCAAAACATTACTATTTCCCGCTTCCGCAACGCGAGGTGGATTTGAGTAATGGTACCTTGATCCAGAATAGTAATTATTGA
- a CDS encoding TonB-dependent receptor codes for MHKKIPLNRVVYSVMKITAKQLLISVLCCGISFAHSIYGQELLNKEIFLKTESLEIKKVLQMIEKQADVKFVYSTSSIQKLQNVTLKEVKGPLSKVLDQLLTPLNVSYEVVGSSRILLRKKPVDKAGSSETSSISSNAADRTITGKVTDEKGDGLPGVNILLIGTQQGTSTNENGEYRITVPDQNATLKFSFIGYVSQEIAVDKEMINVSLAPDVSALKEVVVVGYGTQEKKDITGAVSSVKGADFQNLPSGGAQQALQGRAAGVNVVRNGGAPGDAGSIQIRGFGTVNNSSPLVVIDGIPSGTMNDVNPNDIESIEILKDASASAIYGTRAANGVIIVTTKRGKFDNPLSVTINGYAGVSNRIKTLDVLTARELATLKQEAYTNDGLPVPEIWKDEKYQTQLTNWQDEILQQGSTQNYDASIRGGSKYSTFSISGGYYKETGIIGKSSYKRLTFRINSDHKIGSRIKIGQNFQFTNTHNTGPDTQSSQTGLLWSAIRFHPGLPVRNADSSYGSTQGLGAFGDINNPVFTIDTQDKDNARNRFLGSVFGEIEIADGLKLRANLATDATFSQSHTFDVKINDQFRTNSYNQLSVGNDKNWSFLQEYFLSYDKRFGQHSLGLTGGYTSQTFNDIFSNQWGRDFPSEDPSLRYMQYAGTIVAVPLGNGGNGGRSYDALASFFGRVNYSFKDRYLLTATVRSDGSSKFAPGNQWGYFPAFSAGWRISEEDFFKNALPMFGNFKLTGGWGRLGNQNVASLQYLALINSTYRYAFGNGGVQNQVSGAAQSRLANLHIGWETAEMSNFGLEMELFKNSLFFSANYFIKNTKDMLLAPPSIGTIGSATIPDQNIGQLQNKGLELEASYRHTVGDFTFNLSGNATFIRNRITRLATPGGFLATQLYGRGQQEIVRTYEGHPYGTFYGYKTDGIYQSQGEIDSDANIANDSRRTDGLIKPGDVRFQDLNGDGIVDDDDRTIIGSPQPKVNYGFSAGANWKGFDLNLFFVGVGGSKIFNADRMQGLDASYSFNLYAEANDRWHGAGTGNTVPRVSIDNANRNFRPSDLFVEKGDYLRLKNLTLGYTIPKDAIGKLKMSQARVYVTGQNILTFTKYSGLNPELGYVGSVGNGSYNQLNVDYAQYPQARTWTIGATISF; via the coding sequence ATGCATAAAAAAATACCCCTCAACCGGGTTGTTTACAGCGTCATGAAAATCACGGCCAAACAACTGCTGATATCTGTTTTATGCTGCGGCATTTCGTTCGCGCACTCCATTTATGGCCAGGAATTGCTCAATAAAGAAATTTTCCTCAAAACAGAATCCCTTGAAATCAAAAAGGTCCTGCAAATGATCGAAAAGCAGGCGGACGTGAAGTTCGTATATAGCACATCGAGCATTCAGAAATTACAGAATGTGACCTTGAAAGAAGTAAAAGGCCCTCTAAGTAAGGTACTTGATCAGCTGCTCACGCCACTCAACGTTTCCTACGAGGTAGTAGGCAGTTCGAGGATATTACTTCGCAAAAAGCCGGTCGACAAGGCAGGTTCGAGCGAAACGAGTAGTATTTCCTCCAATGCGGCCGACCGGACTATTACCGGAAAGGTAACCGACGAAAAAGGCGACGGACTGCCGGGCGTGAATATCCTTTTGATTGGAACGCAGCAGGGTACTTCCACCAACGAAAATGGTGAATACAGGATCACTGTGCCGGATCAGAATGCGACTTTGAAATTCTCTTTCATTGGCTACGTAAGTCAGGAAATCGCTGTGGATAAGGAAATGATCAATGTATCGCTGGCTCCCGATGTGAGTGCCTTGAAGGAAGTGGTGGTTGTGGGCTACGGTACACAGGAGAAAAAAGATATTACCGGAGCTGTTTCGTCTGTTAAAGGTGCCGACTTTCAAAACCTCCCCTCGGGCGGTGCACAGCAGGCTTTGCAGGGAAGAGCTGCGGGGGTCAATGTTGTCAGAAACGGAGGAGCACCCGGCGATGCGGGTTCCATTCAGATACGTGGGTTCGGTACAGTCAACAATTCATCGCCGCTGGTTGTTATCGACGGGATTCCATCAGGGACAATGAATGACGTGAACCCGAACGATATCGAATCCATCGAAATCCTGAAAGATGCGTCGGCTTCGGCGATTTATGGCACGCGGGCAGCAAACGGGGTAATCATCGTAACTACGAAAAGAGGCAAGTTCGACAATCCGCTTTCGGTGACTATTAATGGATACGCAGGTGTGTCGAACCGCATTAAAACACTCGACGTACTTACTGCCCGCGAACTGGCAACGTTAAAGCAGGAAGCTTATACTAACGACGGCCTGCCTGTTCCTGAGATTTGGAAAGACGAAAAGTACCAAACTCAGCTTACCAACTGGCAGGACGAGATTTTGCAGCAAGGCTCTACCCAGAATTACGACGCTTCGATCCGCGGAGGTAGCAAATATTCCACTTTTTCGATTTCAGGAGGTTATTACAAGGAAACCGGGATCATCGGGAAATCGAGCTACAAGCGGCTTACATTCCGCATTAATTCGGATCACAAAATAGGGTCGAGAATTAAGATCGGACAGAATTTCCAGTTTACAAATACACACAATACCGGTCCCGACACGCAATCTTCGCAAACTGGTTTGCTCTGGAGTGCAATACGCTTTCATCCGGGCTTACCGGTTCGAAACGCTGACAGTTCGTACGGTTCGACACAAGGATTGGGAGCATTCGGGGATATTAACAACCCGGTTTTCACGATCGATACGCAGGATAAAGACAATGCGCGTAACCGTTTTTTGGGCAGCGTTTTTGGTGAGATTGAAATTGCAGATGGCTTGAAACTCCGCGCAAACCTGGCTACCGACGCTACTTTCTCACAAAGTCACACTTTTGATGTAAAGATCAACGATCAGTTCCGGACAAATTCTTACAACCAGCTAAGTGTAGGGAACGATAAAAACTGGTCGTTTTTGCAGGAATATTTTCTTTCGTACGATAAGCGTTTTGGCCAACATTCTCTTGGATTGACAGGCGGCTACACCTCTCAGACATTCAATGATATCTTCTCCAACCAGTGGGGCCGCGATTTTCCAAGTGAAGATCCTTCGCTGCGATACATGCAGTATGCCGGAACGATCGTGGCAGTACCGCTGGGTAATGGCGGAAACGGCGGCAGGAGCTACGACGCATTGGCTTCGTTTTTCGGGAGGGTAAATTATTCGTTCAAGGATCGGTATTTGCTTACTGCGACAGTTCGCAGCGACGGCTCTTCCAAATTTGCTCCCGGAAATCAATGGGGCTACTTCCCTGCATTTTCGGCAGGGTGGCGAATTTCCGAAGAGGATTTTTTCAAAAATGCATTGCCGATGTTCGGCAACTTTAAGCTGACCGGCGGCTGGGGTAGACTGGGTAACCAGAATGTAGCTTCCCTGCAATATCTCGCTTTGATCAACTCTACGTACCGTTATGCATTTGGTAACGGAGGAGTACAGAACCAGGTTTCAGGTGCAGCGCAGAGTAGATTGGCTAACCTGCATATTGGTTGGGAAACTGCTGAAATGAGCAATTTCGGACTTGAAATGGAGCTTTTTAAAAACAGCCTCTTCTTCTCTGCCAACTATTTTATCAAAAATACCAAGGATATGCTGCTCGCACCGCCTTCAATAGGCACGATCGGGTCGGCTACAATCCCGGACCAGAATATTGGTCAGCTGCAAAATAAAGGTTTGGAACTGGAAGCTTCGTACCGTCACACGGTGGGCGACTTCACCTTTAATCTGAGCGGTAACGCGACTTTTATCCGAAACAGGATCACCAGACTTGCTACTCCCGGAGGTTTTCTGGCAACGCAGCTTTACGGTCGCGGCCAGCAGGAAATCGTAAGAACTTATGAAGGCCATCCTTACGGCACCTTTTATGGTTACAAAACCGATGGTATTTACCAGAGCCAGGGCGAAATTGATTCGGATGCCAATATCGCAAACGATTCCCGCCGCACCGACGGGCTGATCAAGCCGGGTGATGTCAGGTTTCAGGATCTGAATGGGGACGGAATTGTGGACGACGACGACCGGACGATTATCGGAAGCCCGCAACCAAAGGTCAACTACGGATTTTCGGCAGGCGCCAACTGGAAAGGATTTGACCTGAACCTGTTTTTTGTAGGGGTTGGTGGTTCCAAGATTTTCAATGCAGACAGAATGCAGGGACTCGACGCCAGCTATTCATTCAATCTATATGCAGAGGCAAATGACAGGTGGCATGGAGCCGGAACCGGCAATACGGTACCGCGCGTGAGTATTGATAATGCAAACCGGAATTTCCGCCCATCTGATCTTTTTGTTGAAAAAGGGGATTACCTGCGATTGAAAAATCTAACGCTGGGATATACAATTCCAAAAGATGCGATCGGCAAACTGAAAATGTCGCAGGCGAGGGTTTACGTGACGGGCCAGAATATCCTGACATTTACCAAATACTCGGGCCTCAATCCTGAACTGGGCTATGTGGGGAGCGTCGGCAATGGATCTTACAACCAGCTGAACGTGGATTATGCACAATACCCGCAAGCCCGCACGTGGACAATCGGCGCTACGATTTCTTTCTAA
- a CDS encoding FecR family protein, protein MNQYDFQQTLHKYLSGQHTQEEEDFVLEYFKNNPMDESAVFENEKDIIGKRIQKKLFRTAFGKPLILKLIPLLAAAATILIAIGIGVFVKNDQAQMMANADLSAEKGLMEYRNTSDQPQKVTLEDGSIVTLKKNSSLSYPGHFGERNRQVYLHGEAFFQIKKNIAKPFIVHSGDLVTKVLGTSFNIKSYDKSASVEVRVKTGRVSVYEGTESQSSTKNGVILTPNQKIVFNKKSRKMEFSIVENPSLLIPVSETEYGFSFSEVPVKSVFASLEKSYGIDIVLENDTADSCLFTGDLNGLTLFEQLDLICKSANISYERRGTALFVQGAGCVND, encoded by the coding sequence ATGAACCAGTACGATTTTCAGCAGACCCTTCACAAATATCTTTCCGGCCAGCACACGCAGGAGGAGGAGGATTTTGTCCTGGAATATTTCAAAAACAATCCAATGGACGAATCTGCGGTTTTCGAAAATGAGAAAGACATCATCGGGAAGCGCATTCAAAAAAAGCTTTTCAGAACTGCATTCGGCAAGCCACTCATTTTGAAGCTAATACCTTTATTGGCCGCAGCGGCTACCATCTTAATAGCGATCGGCATTGGGGTTTTTGTTAAAAACGATCAGGCTCAAATGATGGCCAATGCAGATTTGAGCGCGGAAAAGGGTTTAATGGAATACAGAAACACATCAGATCAGCCGCAGAAAGTAACGCTCGAAGATGGCAGCATTGTGACTTTAAAAAAGAACAGCAGCCTGAGCTACCCGGGTCATTTCGGAGAGAGAAACAGGCAGGTATACCTGCACGGAGAAGCTTTTTTTCAGATCAAAAAGAATATAGCCAAACCATTTATCGTGCATTCCGGAGACCTGGTAACGAAGGTTTTAGGAACAAGTTTTAATATCAAATCTTACGACAAATCTGCATCCGTGGAAGTCCGGGTGAAAACGGGACGGGTTTCGGTGTATGAAGGAACCGAATCTCAATCCAGCACCAAAAACGGTGTAATTCTAACCCCAAACCAAAAGATTGTTTTTAACAAAAAATCCAGAAAAATGGAGTTTTCAATTGTTGAAAATCCTTCATTGCTTATCCCCGTCAGCGAAACGGAGTACGGATTTTCATTTTCCGAAGTACCGGTAAAAAGTGTATTCGCCTCCCTCGAGAAATCTTACGGAATTGATATTGTACTCGAAAACGATACGGCGGATTCCTGCCTCTTTACCGGCGATTTGAACGGATTGACCTTATTCGAGCAACTTGACCTGATCTGTAAGTCGGCCAACATTTCTTATGAAAGACGCGGTACCGCGCTTTTCGTTCAGGGAGCAGGATGTGTTAATGATTAA
- a CDS encoding RNA polymerase sigma factor, with protein MKPILTDEHLVIQLSESSKRAFEEVYNRYWYKLFCIAYHQTGSREEAEELVHDLFESLWNRRAESNIKHLSSYLIISMKYLITNHIKSKITWRKYQEYVLLNKMQEMSTTEERIEFNDLSEAIDKAMKKLPEKTSRVFQLSRFENQSVKSIAKELHISEKAVEYHITRSLKILKDNLSIYQSDN; from the coding sequence ATGAAGCCAATACTTACCGATGAACACCTGGTGATCCAGCTTTCTGAAAGCAGCAAGCGCGCTTTTGAGGAAGTATATAATCGGTATTGGTATAAGCTGTTTTGCATTGCCTACCATCAGACAGGCTCCAGGGAAGAAGCCGAAGAATTGGTCCACGACTTGTTCGAAAGTTTGTGGAACAGGCGTGCGGAGAGCAATATCAAACATCTCAGCTCATACCTGATCATTTCGATGAAGTACCTGATTACCAACCACATAAAATCAAAAATTACGTGGCGGAAGTATCAGGAATATGTACTGCTGAACAAAATGCAGGAAATGTCCACGACGGAAGAGAGGATCGAGTTTAATGATCTCTCCGAGGCGATCGACAAGGCTATGAAAAAACTGCCGGAGAAAACCAGCCGCGTTTTTCAGTTAAGCAGGTTTGAAAATCAGTCAGTGAAGAGCATTGCCAAAGAGCTTCATATTTCAGAAAAGGCGGTGGAATACCATATTACCAGATCGCTCAAGATTTTGAAAGATAATCTGTCGATCTACCAAAGCGATAATTAA
- the guaB gene encoding IMP dehydrogenase: MSTDPSKVLFEALTYDDVLLIPGYSEILPRNTTTKTKLTRNIELNIPLVSAAMDTVTEFDLAIAMAQEGGIGIIHKNMSLEAQAEQVRKVKRSESGMILDPITLNDTATLGDAHQIMREFKIGGIPVIDKDHKLIGILTNRDLRFEREMSKPVTEIMTKDKLITASDGLSLDDAEKILQEYKIEKLPIVDSEYRLTGLITYKDILKRKSHPNACKDEYGRLRVGAAVGVTPDLLKRVEALVKAGVDVISLDTAHGHSMGVIEALKSVKAQFPKLDVIAGNVATGEGAKALADAGADAVKVGVGPGSICTTRIIAGIGVPQLTAVMWAAEALKGTDVPVIADGGIRFSGDMTKALAGGASTIMIGSMLAGSDEAPGEIVIYEGRKFKAYRGMGSVEAMEDGSKDRYFQDAEDDVKKLVPEGIVGRVPFKGKVSEIVYQMVGGLKAGMGYCGAGDIAALQKAQFVKITSAGVKESHPHDIMIQKEAPNYSRS, from the coding sequence ATGAGCACAGACCCATCCAAAGTCCTCTTCGAGGCCCTCACTTACGACGACGTTCTTCTAATACCAGGTTATTCAGAAATTCTTCCTCGCAACACAACAACAAAAACCAAGCTTACACGTAACATCGAACTGAACATTCCATTAGTTTCGGCAGCGATGGACACGGTTACCGAATTTGATCTGGCTATTGCAATGGCCCAGGAAGGCGGCATTGGAATAATCCATAAAAACATGAGCCTGGAAGCGCAGGCGGAGCAGGTAAGAAAGGTAAAACGGTCTGAAAGCGGCATGATCCTCGACCCGATCACGCTCAACGATACAGCTACCCTTGGCGATGCGCATCAGATTATGCGCGAGTTTAAAATCGGCGGTATTCCAGTCATTGACAAAGATCACAAGCTGATCGGTATCCTCACAAACCGCGATCTGCGTTTCGAAAGAGAAATGTCGAAACCGGTAACGGAGATCATGACGAAAGACAAGCTGATCACCGCCAGCGACGGTCTGTCACTCGACGACGCAGAGAAGATCCTGCAGGAATACAAAATCGAAAAGCTCCCTATCGTAGATTCAGAATATAGATTGACAGGTTTGATCACCTACAAAGATATCCTGAAACGCAAATCCCACCCGAATGCATGTAAAGACGAATACGGCCGCCTGCGTGTGGGTGCGGCAGTTGGAGTTACACCTGATCTTTTGAAAAGGGTGGAAGCATTGGTGAAAGCCGGTGTGGATGTGATCAGCCTTGATACTGCTCACGGACACTCAATGGGAGTGATCGAAGCACTGAAATCTGTGAAGGCGCAATTTCCCAAACTCGATGTGATCGCAGGAAATGTAGCCACAGGCGAAGGGGCAAAAGCATTGGCCGACGCAGGCGCAGATGCTGTGAAAGTAGGCGTAGGTCCTGGAAGTATCTGTACTACCCGTATCATCGCAGGTATCGGAGTTCCTCAACTGACCGCAGTAATGTGGGCAGCGGAAGCTCTGAAAGGCACCGACGTACCAGTGATCGCCGATGGTGGTATCCGTTTCTCAGGGGATATGACCAAGGCACTCGCTGGCGGTGCAAGCACGATCATGATCGGTTCTATGCTCGCAGGCAGTGACGAAGCGCCGGGCGAGATTGTGATTTACGAAGGCCGCAAATTCAAAGCATATCGCGGAATGGGTTCGGTGGAAGCAATGGAAGACGGTTCAAAAGATCGCTACTTCCAGGATGCCGAGGATGATGTGAAAAAGCTGGTTCCCGAAGGTATCGTAGGCCGCGTTCCATTCAAAGGCAAGGTTTCCGAGATCGTTTACCAAATGGTAGGAGGTTTAAAAGCCGGAATGGGTTACTGCGGAGCAGGTGATATTGCCGCTTTACAGAAAGCGCAGTTCGTAAAAATTACGTCAGCAGGTGTAAAAGAAAGCCACCCGCACGACATTATGATTCAGAAGGAAGCGCCGAATTATTCGAGAAGTTGA